TAGCTGGCGGACACCAGTTCGATCAAGGTGGTCATGCCCAGCGTCCCCAGGCGGCGAGCAGGATCAGTCCGATGGCTGCCGCGGCGGCGACGGCTCCTTCACGCCGTCCGTTCGGATGCGCGGCGTGAAGGAACCGCAGCGTGCCGTCGAAGTTCCTGGCATCGGCGGCGGCCTGCAGCGCGCTTGCACGCATCCAGCACTGCACCGCCATCTGGCTGATCAGCTGTGCGGTGGATCGGAGTGATTGCAGGCGGCCCGCATGGCCCAGTCGCGCACGTTGTGCGGTCAGACCGTCGGACCAGGCGTCCCCCAGCACCGACTGCATGCGGTAGGTCACGGCCATCAGGTCCGCCAGCACCGCCGGGCATCGCAGGCGACGCAGCAGGGCGAGCAGATCGCCCAGCGGCGTGGTGAGCACCAGCCACAGCAGCGCAGCGCACAGCGCCATCGCGCGGGTGGCAATCATCAGCACCTGGGGCAGCATCTCGGTGGCCAGCCGCCAGGTGGGCGCGCCCGGCGACGGGTTCACGGTCACCAGCATCGTCAGGCAGGACAGCATCAGGAAGCCCATCGGCGCCATGGCCACGCGCAGATAGTCGCGCAGCGGAATGCGTGCTCCCGCCACGGTGACGGTGGCCACGAGCGCCGCCAAGCCCGCCGCCATCCACGGCGACGGTGCCAGCCAGGCAGCCGCCATGGCACCGCCGGCGAAGATCGCCTTGGCCGATGGGGCCACCGCGCGCCAAGGGCTGGCATACGCCAGCCGCTCAATGATCACTGCGGTCTGCCCGTGTGTCGTTCGACGACGGCGCTGGCACGGCATGCGCGTCGGGCGGCGTCGCGTCCTTGGGGGCCATCGCCGCACGGGCTTTCGACACACCGAGCCAATAGCCGATCACGCCGGCGCCCAAGGCCGCCTGCAAGGCAAACAGCAACGATGCGATCTCGCCACTGGACGGTTCCAGCACCGGGCTGAACCACGGCTGGTAATCCGGTGCGATTTGGGTGATGGCCTGCTGCGCGCGGGCATCGGCGCCTTGGAACAGCTCGCCCGGTGCGCCGGAGGCATCCGGGGGGGGCGATCCCACCCAGATCAGCGGCAGGGCGGTCAGCAGGACCACGGCGGTCAGCAGCAGCCAGGTGCGGCGGCTCATGGCGTGGTCCTCCGCGGATGGGCCAGCACCGGCATCAGGCGGAGTTCGTTCGCATTGAACTGCGCCATCGCATTGACCACGAGCACCGTCAGCAGCCCTTCGGTGATGGCCAGCGGCACCTGGGTGAACGCGAAGATGCCGCCGAATTTCTCGAACGACAGCAGCACGCCGCCCACCGGATCCGGGAAGGCCAGCGCCAGTTGCACGGAGGTCGTCACATAGGTGGACAAATCGCCCAGGCAGGCTGCGAGGAACACCGCCATGCTGCGCGTCAGACCCAGTGCGCAGCCCAGGCGGAACACGCCATAGGCGACGAAGGGACCGACGATGGCCATTGAGAACACGTTCGCGCCCAGCGTGGTCAGGCCGCCATGCGCGAGCAGCAGCGCCTGGAACAGCAGCACCACGAAGCCGACCGGCACCATGGCCGCAGGACCGAACAGCAAGGCGCCCAGACCGACGCCGGTCGGATGCGAGCAACTGCCGGTCACCGACGGCAGTTTGAGTGCGGACAGCAGGAACGCAAAGGCGGCGCTGACGCCCAAGAGCATGCGTTGCTCCGGATGCGACCGCAGGGTGCGGCTCACCGAGTGCAGGCCCCAGGCCAGAAAGGGCGCGGACGCTGCCGTCCATGCCAGCGCATGCGTGAAAGGCAGGAAGCCCTCCATGATGTGCATTCGATACCTCCCGTCGAATGGTTGAACTCACCACCAATCGACAGGGCTATTGACGCGACATCAGCACGGAGACGGCCAGGAGCTGGCCACGCGGCGCCGACAGCGGCTTCCCTCGCCCCGGGGAATGGTGCTGACACTCGCCATCGGGCCGGTATTCTGGCTCGCCATCGTCCTTCCCTGCGCCTTCCCGTGACGGATCACAGTGGCTGGTTGCAGGGTCGTCTGGCTTACAGCAGCGGGGGCTGCACCGGAATGGCTGTGGATCACAGCGTCACCGGTTTCCCGTTTAACGTTTCGTCCGGCAGGACGGAACGCACCCAAGGCGGAGCGCATGTTAACCGCATCGAGGTGGGGTGGTGGCGGCCTCGTTGGGCGTCATGCGCCCGTTCGGGTTGACCCCAGGCCCGCATGGCGATTAAGGTGTCGCCTCTCTCGCCGATCAAGACGCCATGAGACGGTGTGTCACACCGACCCTTGATCGCCCTCGCACTACTCGCTGATCGTTCGAATCACGTCGCGGTGCAGGTCTCACGCCGCCGGGCTTGTCTCTACATCCCCGGCATCTCCGGCCGGTTCGCCCGGCCCCATTGCCACGCCAGGCTCGTCCAGGCGGCGCCCCTCGACCAGGCCCGCCGTCTGTGAATGAAGTCGCCGGCGGGGACTGGTCTCGTCCTCTCGTCGTCAGTGCCCGCCTGCAGCCCCTTCGGCCTGCCGAGGCCTGTCGCATGCGCCGCTCGTCGGACCTCGCATGCCGGCCTTCGGTCCGCCGCATCGGTTCCTGGCGTGATCCTCGCCTGTCGCGCCACTGAGCCGACGGCGAGACCGTCATCGCTGCACGCAAAGGAGCTCCGCACATGGCCAAAGGCATTCTCATCGACCACGTCTTCAAGGTCTTCGGCGACCGGCCCGACGACGCCCTGGCGCTCGTGCGCCAGGGCGTGAGCAAGCAGGAGATCCTGGCGCGCACCGGTCAATCGATCGGCGTGTTCGATGCCAGCTTCGAGATCCAGCCCGGCGAGATCTTCGTGATCATGGGCCTGTCGGGTTCCGGCAAGTCCACCCTGGTCCGTCTGCTCAACCGGCTGATCGAGCCCAGCGCGGGCCGCATCGTGATCGATGGCCATGACATCAACACCCACAGCGATGCCGCACTACGTG
The Roseateles amylovorans genome window above contains:
- the cbiQ gene encoding cobalt ECF transporter T component CbiQ, giving the protein MIIERLAYASPWRAVAPSAKAIFAGGAMAAAWLAPSPWMAAGLAALVATVTVAGARIPLRDYLRVAMAPMGFLMLSCLTMLVTVNPSPGAPTWRLATEMLPQVLMIATRAMALCAALLWLVLTTPLGDLLALLRRLRCPAVLADLMAVTYRMQSVLGDAWSDGLTAQRARLGHAGRLQSLRSTAQLISQMAVQCWMRASALQAAADARNFDGTLRFLHAAHPNGRREGAVAAAAAIGLILLAAWGRWA
- a CDS encoding energy-coupling factor ABC transporter permease; translation: MHIMEGFLPFTHALAWTAASAPFLAWGLHSVSRTLRSHPEQRMLLGVSAAFAFLLSALKLPSVTGSCSHPTGVGLGALLFGPAAMVPVGFVVLLFQALLLAHGGLTTLGANVFSMAIVGPFVAYGVFRLGCALGLTRSMAVFLAACLGDLSTYVTTSVQLALAFPDPVGGVLLSFEKFGGIFAFTQVPLAITEGLLTVLVVNAMAQFNANELRLMPVLAHPRRTTP
- a CDS encoding energy-coupling factor ABC transporter substrate-binding protein yields the protein MSRRTWLLLTAVVLLTALPLIWVGSPPPDASGAPGELFQGADARAQQAITQIAPDYQPWFSPVLEPSSGEIASLLFALQAALGAGVIGYWLGVSKARAAMAPKDATPPDAHAVPAPSSNDTRADRSDH